The following coding sequences are from one Armatimonadota bacterium window:
- a CDS encoding ABC transporter substrate-binding protein: protein MAPDRKALLLRLRRGVQSHDGTEMTAEAVKFSLEGYIQARRVPAYIKSVDVLDRYTVRVNLEKWDNGVYISLSAVLITSPATIQRLGQERAQWQPVGTGPFRIVRYDPNAYVDYVRFNQYWDRGKPYLDRLELRFIRDEQTRKAALLAHQLDIAGFGDPQIIAELRDTGRLHLITGPPGAGILMIIPDSANPDSPFADRRVREALAYAVDRDTIARALGRGNWRPWNQIAHPQSPAALRDLRESTYNPARAKELLAQAGYPNGFSTRIIKAFYLERDI from the coding sequence GTGGCTCCGGACCGCAAAGCCCTTCTCCTCCGGCTGCGGCGCGGCGTCCAGTCCCACGACGGCACGGAGATGACCGCGGAGGCGGTGAAGTTCAGCCTGGAAGGGTATATCCAGGCGCGACGGGTACCCGCCTACATCAAATCCGTGGACGTACTGGACCGGTACACGGTGCGGGTGAACCTGGAGAAGTGGGACAACGGCGTCTACATCTCCCTGAGCGCGGTTCTCATCACCTCCCCCGCCACCATTCAGCGGTTGGGCCAGGAGCGGGCGCAGTGGCAGCCCGTGGGCACGGGTCCGTTCCGGATCGTGCGGTACGATCCGAACGCGTACGTGGACTACGTGCGGTTCAACCAGTACTGGGATCGGGGGAAGCCCTACCTGGACCGGTTGGAGCTGCGGTTCATCCGGGACGAGCAGACGCGGAAAGCCGCCCTCCTGGCGCATCAGCTGGACATCGCGGGGTTCGGGGATCCCCAGATCATCGCGGAGCTCCGGGACACGGGAAGATTGCATCTGATCACGGGTCCTCCGGGCGCTGGAATCCTGATGATCATCCCGGACAGCGCGAACCCGGATTCCCCCTTTGCGGATCGGCGGGTTCGGGAAGCCTTGGCGTATGCGGTGGATCGGGATACCATCGCCCGCGCCCTCGGGCGCGGAAACTGGCGCCCGTGGAATCAGATCGCACACCCCCAGAGCCCCGCTGCCCTCCGGGATCTTCGGGAGTCCACCTACAACCCCGCGCGGGCAAAGGAGCTGCTGGCCCAGGCGGGATATCCCAACGGGTTCAGCACCCGGATCATCAAAGCCTTTTACCTGGAGCGGGACATCTAG
- a CDS encoding substrate-binding domain-containing protein — MRYRWHVGGMVLALLGLVQTPALMAQADAVRAARQEGKVVVYVAMREPIFNVVKKIYEGRYGVPVEEWRSSASGILDRVLTETRVGRWLFDVAEGTTETMQVLRDAGAIGRGPWPPIEGLTIAWRDPTIPPPYRVIADAVIYNPRLVPAAEVPRSYLDLIDPKWRGKIVMADPQRNVTIALWLHWLRTVLGRDYDRFLRGFAEQSPAFVGSDPLVPPKVISGEYPLGITLLHYVPLFRAQGAPIDYARINPMMAVGAHFAVSARPPHPNAARLLMETLHSRATLLALAQEGEVVLVRGVKPPIPDFEQIRFQVAQPLGGEQLREWRRELERVFARR; from the coding sequence ATGAGGTACCGATGGCACGTGGGGGGGATGGTGTTGGCCCTCCTCGGCCTGGTACAGACGCCCGCCCTGATGGCGCAGGCGGACGCGGTGCGGGCGGCCCGGCAGGAGGGGAAGGTGGTTGTGTACGTGGCCATGCGGGAACCCATTTTCAACGTGGTCAAGAAAATCTACGAGGGCCGATACGGGGTGCCGGTGGAGGAGTGGAGGAGCTCCGCAAGCGGAATCCTGGATCGGGTTCTCACGGAGACCCGGGTGGGCCGCTGGCTGTTTGACGTGGCGGAGGGTACCACGGAGACCATGCAGGTGTTACGGGATGCAGGAGCCATCGGTCGGGGACCGTGGCCCCCCATCGAGGGGCTCACGATCGCATGGCGGGATCCTACCATTCCTCCTCCCTACCGGGTCATCGCGGACGCGGTGATCTACAACCCGCGGCTGGTGCCGGCTGCGGAGGTGCCCCGATCGTACCTTGACCTCATCGATCCGAAATGGCGGGGAAAGATCGTAATGGCAGATCCCCAGCGGAACGTGACCATCGCCCTCTGGCTGCACTGGCTCCGGACCGTGCTGGGGAGGGATTACGACCGGTTCCTCCGGGGATTCGCGGAACAGAGCCCTGCCTTCGTGGGATCCGATCCCCTGGTCCCTCCTAAGGTGATCAGCGGGGAATACCCCCTGGGGATCACCCTGCTGCACTACGTCCCTCTCTTCCGGGCCCAGGGGGCTCCCATCGACTATGCGCGGATCAACCCCATGATGGCCGTGGGAGCGCACTTCGCCGTGAGCGCCCGACCTCCGCATCCCAACGCGGCGAGGCTTCTTATGGAGACGCTCCACTCCCGGGCCACGCTCCTGGCCCTCGCCCAGGAAGGGGAGGTGGTCCTGGTACGGGGCGTGAAGCCGCCCATCCCCGATTTCGAGCAGATCCGGTTCCAGGTGGCGCAGCCGCTTGGCGGAGAGCAACTGCGGGAGTGGCGGCGCGAGCTGGAGAGGGTGTTTGCCCGGCGGTAG
- a CDS encoding iron ABC transporter permease, translating to MNGRTLVLPRPWTRVETATWVAVATGILVAFLTLYPTVMLFYGSVSDAPLGLAGHWTTAHYREAYTDPDTYRILANSLLFASGATAFSMLLATVLAWITVRTNAPGRHLFELIGLAPNVIPRFLVATSWSLVLSPRIGLLNRGVLQPLGLPPLNGYSLGGMMFVEGLVLTPLAFLILSAALRAMDPALEEAGRMAGSGVLDVTRRVTIPVMAPAVLGTATLNFARAIESLDIPVVLGMPVGIEVLSTKIFREALATLPPNHNLAATYAVGQLVMTLTLVGIYRKLTALSERYATITGRGYRPRVINLGPWRYLASGLALGILGLLVVVPLAVLVYVSLVPYYQVPTWEVLGQLTLRHYGFLLQSNRVARALQVSLTLALGGATVAMLLASLVAYFTVHRRMRLSGVLEGLSFVPWAFPGTALAVGLLWAYAQLPLPIYGTLWILLISYVTRFLPYGLRAMTSTMVQVHRELEESSRVCGAGFWGTFRKILLPLVRPGFLAGWAILFTIYIQEFSTSVLLYTPRAEPVGPLLFHLWEDGQVGDMAALGIVVSVLCVVVVAAARRWMREPTAP from the coding sequence ATGAACGGGCGGACGCTGGTACTGCCGCGTCCCTGGACCCGGGTGGAGACGGCCACATGGGTGGCCGTAGCTACGGGGATTCTCGTGGCCTTTCTCACCCTGTACCCCACGGTCATGCTCTTCTACGGAAGCGTGAGCGATGCGCCTCTGGGACTTGCGGGGCATTGGACCACGGCGCACTACCGGGAAGCCTACACGGATCCGGACACGTACCGGATCCTGGCGAACTCTCTCCTCTTTGCCTCCGGGGCGACGGCGTTCTCCATGCTTCTAGCGACGGTCCTCGCCTGGATCACGGTGCGGACCAATGCGCCGGGCAGGCACCTATTTGAGCTCATCGGCCTGGCCCCCAACGTGATCCCCCGGTTTCTCGTGGCCACCTCGTGGAGCCTGGTGCTGAGCCCCCGCATCGGACTTCTCAACCGGGGGGTGTTACAGCCCCTCGGGCTCCCCCCCCTGAACGGGTACTCCCTGGGAGGCATGATGTTTGTGGAAGGGTTGGTGCTCACGCCCCTCGCCTTCCTTATCCTCTCCGCGGCGTTGCGTGCCATGGATCCGGCCCTGGAGGAAGCAGGGCGGATGGCGGGCTCCGGGGTGCTGGACGTGACCCGCCGGGTGACCATCCCCGTCATGGCTCCTGCGGTTCTAGGCACGGCCACCCTGAACTTCGCGCGAGCCATCGAGAGCCTCGATATCCCCGTGGTCCTGGGGATGCCGGTGGGAATCGAGGTCCTAAGCACGAAGATCTTCCGAGAGGCCCTGGCAACCCTTCCGCCTAACCACAACCTCGCGGCCACGTATGCGGTCGGCCAGCTCGTCATGACCCTCACCCTGGTAGGAATTTACCGGAAGCTGACCGCCCTCTCGGAACGGTATGCCACCATCACGGGACGCGGATACCGACCCCGGGTGATCAACCTGGGACCGTGGCGGTACCTGGCCTCCGGGTTGGCGCTGGGAATCCTCGGCCTATTGGTGGTGGTGCCCCTGGCGGTCTTGGTGTACGTCTCCTTGGTTCCCTACTACCAGGTGCCGACCTGGGAGGTGCTGGGCCAGCTGACGCTGCGGCACTACGGGTTCCTCCTCCAAAGCAACCGCGTGGCCCGCGCCCTTCAGGTGAGCCTCACCCTGGCCCTGGGCGGGGCCACCGTGGCCATGCTCCTCGCCTCCCTGGTGGCGTACTTCACCGTCCACCGGAGGATGCGGCTCAGCGGGGTATTGGAGGGGCTCTCCTTCGTGCCCTGGGCCTTTCCCGGAACGGCCCTGGCGGTGGGGCTGCTGTGGGCCTACGCACAGCTCCCCCTGCCCATCTACGGGACTCTGTGGATCCTGCTCATCAGCTACGTCACCCGGTTTCTCCCCTACGGCCTCAGGGCCATGACCTCTACCATGGTGCAGGTACACCGGGAACTGGAGGAGTCCTCAAGGGTCTGCGGAGCGGGATTCTGGGGCACCTTCCGGAAGATCCTCCTACCCCTGGTGCGGCCCGGATTCCTGGCGGGCTGGGCCATCCTCTTCACCATTTACATCCAGGAGTTCAGCACCTCCGTTCTCCTGTACACCCCGCGTGCGGAACCCGTGGGCCCCTTGCTGTTCCACCTGTGGGAGGACGGGCAGGTAGGGGATATGGCGGCGCTGGGGATCGTGGTGAGCGTCCTGTGTGTGGTCGTGGTGGCCGCGGCACGCCGATGGATGCGCGAGCCTACCGCTCCCTAG
- a CDS encoding ABC transporter ATP-binding protein produces MASIRLISLRKVFEFRGQLVRAVDDVTLEAPEGKILTLLGPSGCGKTTVLRCMAGLERPDDGEIWFGDRLVFSRSQGVYVPPERRNIGMVFQSYAIWPHLTVFENVAYPLRVRRLSAQEIRKRVEAALELVGLGGLADRPAPLLSGGQQQRVALARALVYEPQVLLLDEPLSNLDAKVREQVREELRGLQRKLGITTVYVTHDQVEALSLSDVVAVMREGRIEEVGTPQQLYERPQTRFVAEFVGTTNLLLGRLIAANGQVGVVETECGRLQVRLEGMDVPRGERVWVGIRPEHVVVESQPTGEANVVTGRVQSALFEGTVMRYRIAVGEGKATLMAYGRPGWRPEETVYLQLDPRRILLLRDRFPDAAKS; encoded by the coding sequence GTGGCCTCCATCCGGTTGATCTCCCTGCGGAAGGTGTTTGAGTTCCGGGGACAACTGGTCCGAGCCGTGGACGACGTGACCCTGGAGGCTCCGGAGGGAAAGATCTTGACCCTGTTGGGGCCCAGTGGGTGTGGGAAGACCACAGTGCTGCGGTGCATGGCGGGGTTGGAGCGTCCCGACGATGGGGAGATCTGGTTCGGGGATCGATTGGTCTTCAGCCGGTCACAAGGGGTCTATGTACCCCCTGAGCGCCGGAACATCGGGATGGTGTTCCAGTCGTATGCCATCTGGCCTCATCTGACGGTGTTCGAAAACGTGGCGTATCCCTTGCGGGTGCGGCGCTTGTCTGCTCAGGAGATCCGGAAACGGGTGGAGGCGGCGTTGGAGCTGGTGGGATTGGGAGGACTGGCGGACCGCCCTGCGCCCCTTCTCAGTGGTGGACAGCAGCAGCGGGTAGCCCTGGCGCGGGCACTGGTGTACGAGCCACAGGTTCTGCTGTTGGACGAACCCCTCAGCAATCTGGATGCGAAGGTACGGGAGCAGGTGCGGGAGGAGCTGCGGGGGCTGCAGCGGAAGCTGGGGATCACCACGGTCTATGTAACGCACGACCAGGTGGAGGCGCTGTCCCTGTCGGACGTGGTGGCGGTGATGCGGGAAGGGAGGATAGAGGAAGTGGGGACCCCGCAGCAGCTCTACGAGCGGCCGCAGACCCGGTTCGTGGCGGAGTTCGTGGGGACCACGAACCTGCTCTTAGGGCGCCTGATAGCGGCGAACGGACAGGTAGGTGTGGTGGAGACAGAATGCGGGCGGCTCCAGGTGCGGCTGGAGGGGATGGACGTACCGCGGGGCGAGCGGGTGTGGGTGGGGATTCGACCGGAGCACGTGGTGGTGGAGTCGCAGCCGACGGGGGAGGCGAACGTAGTGACGGGAAGGGTCCAGTCCGCCCTGTTCGAGGGGACGGTAATGCGGTACCGGATTGCCGTGGGGGAGGGGAAAGCGACCCTGATGGCGTACGGGAGGCCGGGCTGGCGGCCTGAGGAGACCGTCTACCTCCAGCTGGATCCGCGGCGGATCCTCCTCCTGCGCGATCGGTTCCCGGACGCGGCGAAGAGCTAG
- a CDS encoding ABC transporter substrate-binding protein encodes MRRLWGLAVGVALAVVLGARGVHIGIAGPAERTQRGGVLRVADEPPGGPFGVPWIMPVFGIIAAMPVYETLLWVDAYGRVSPRLAERWEVAPDRKALLLRLRRGAQFHDGTEMTAEAVKFSLEESIRVRRLPAYIKSVDVLDRYTVRVNLEKWDNGVFLALGGSAALIASPATIQRLGQERAQWQPVGTGPFRIVRYDPNAYADYVRFNQYWDQGKPYMDRLEMRFIRDVQTLKAALLAGQLDVAGFGDPQVIAELRGTGRFRTITGPPGSGILMIVPDSANADSPFADRRVREALAYAVDRAAIARALGYGNWEPWDQIAHPASPAALQDYRGPTYNPARARELLAQAGYPNGFDSRLTPAPFLPREVGVVIQRYLREVGIRTELDTPEIARYAEYQRKGWRGLLLHYFGYFPNFNNYIRFYFTNSPEGFVSMRRPEGLDRLVEDSASTLTVQRHKVQQMHRVLLQDLTVIPVYLSMRTYIARPEVRDTGHLTKATWPYWEPAKAWKARQ; translated from the coding sequence ATGCGCAGGCTGTGGGGACTGGCCGTGGGAGTTGCCCTGGCCGTGGTTTTGGGGGCCAGGGGGGTGCACATCGGGATCGCCGGGCCCGCGGAGCGGACCCAGCGGGGAGGGGTGCTGAGGGTAGCGGATGAACCTCCGGGAGGGCCCTTCGGGGTCCCGTGGATCATGCCGGTGTTCGGCATCATCGCCGCCATGCCCGTCTACGAGACCCTGCTGTGGGTGGACGCGTACGGCCGGGTCTCACCGAGGCTTGCGGAGCGGTGGGAGGTGGCTCCGGACCGCAAAGCCCTCCTCCTCCGGCTGCGGCGCGGCGCCCAGTTCCACGACGGCACGGAGATGACCGCGGAGGCGGTGAAGTTCAGTCTGGAGGAGAGCATCCGGGTGCGGCGGCTACCCGCCTACATCAAATCCGTGGACGTACTGGACCGGTACACGGTGCGGGTGAACCTGGAGAAGTGGGACAACGGGGTGTTCCTGGCCCTGGGGGGATCCGCGGCCCTCATCGCTTCTCCTGCCACCATTCAGCGGTTGGGCCAGGAGCGGGCGCAGTGGCAGCCCGTGGGCACGGGTCCGTTCCGGATCGTGCGGTACGATCCGAACGCGTACGCGGACTACGTGCGATTCAACCAGTACTGGGATCAGGGGAAGCCCTACATGGATCGACTGGAGATGCGGTTCATCCGAGACGTGCAGACGTTAAAGGCAGCCTTGCTCGCGGGACAGCTGGATGTGGCTGGATTCGGAGATCCACAGGTGATCGCGGAGCTGCGGGGTACAGGGAGGTTCCGGACCATCACGGGGCCTCCGGGAAGCGGCATCCTCATGATCGTTCCAGACAGCGCGAACGCGGACTCGCCGTTTGCGGACCGGCGGGTGCGGGAGGCGCTGGCGTATGCGGTGGACCGGGCGGCCATCGCACGGGCTCTGGGGTATGGGAACTGGGAGCCGTGGGACCAGATCGCGCATCCGGCAAGCCCCGCGGCCCTTCAGGACTACCGGGGGCCCACCTACAACCCCGCGCGGGCAAGGGAACTGTTGGCCCAGGCAGGCTATCCTAACGGCTTTGACAGCCGTCTGACGCCTGCTCCCTTCCTGCCTCGGGAGGTGGGCGTGGTGATTCAGCGGTACCTTCGGGAAGTGGGAATCCGAACGGAGCTGGATACCCCGGAGATCGCGAGGTACGCGGAGTACCAGCGGAAGGGCTGGCGCGGTCTGCTCCTGCATTACTTTGGCTACTTCCCGAACTTCAACAACTATATTCGGTTCTACTTCACCAACTCTCCGGAAGGATTTGTGAGCATGAGGCGGCCCGAGGGACTGGACCGGTTGGTGGAGGACTCCGCCTCCACGCTCACGGTCCAGCGGCACAAAGTACAGCAGATGCATCGAGTGCTGCTCCAGGACCTCACCGTGATCCCCGTCTACCTCAGCATGCGGACGTACATCGCGCGCCCAGAAGTTCGGGACACGGGGCATCTCACCAAGGCCACCTGGCCCTACTGGGAGCCCGCGAAGGCATGGAAGGCCCGGCAGTAG
- a CDS encoding FAD-dependent oxidoreductase translates to MMAHPGARPSERPYMVEEARRIPVFGEFDVVVLGGGPAGIAAATAAGRCGCSVVLAERYGFLGGMGTAAGVTTFAGLHANVYGEHRQVVHGVVDDLLARMERLGGLNAPHLSLGGRIMAQAYDTAAYKVAADDLVLSAGVKLLFHTLGVGALMTHEREIAALLVETKSGRFAIRGRVFIDCSGDADLAAWAGVPYEKGDGRGKLLYPTTMFRINGVDPERAGRAWELLPQIMEEAEREGRRFPRRAPILRPQRNPLEWRANVTQIRLPDGRAVDGTDVEQLTYGEVEGRRQVWAFFEFLRERLPGFENAYIVDIAPQLGIRETRRIVGEYQLTEEDVVGCASFEDTIGVNGWPVEEHVQGDVVIRWPPIPDCRGFHHLPYRILLPQKVDNLLVAGRCASMTHGGQSSARVSGPCFVMGQAAGTAAALALQLGIPVRHLPVARLQALLERDGVYLGRDL, encoded by the coding sequence ATGATGGCCCATCCGGGAGCGCGGCCATCGGAGCGCCCCTACATGGTGGAGGAGGCCCGCCGGATACCCGTCTTTGGGGAGTTCGACGTGGTGGTGCTGGGTGGAGGCCCCGCGGGCATCGCCGCCGCCACGGCCGCGGGTCGGTGTGGTTGCTCCGTGGTGCTCGCGGAGCGGTACGGATTTCTCGGCGGGATGGGGACCGCAGCAGGGGTTACTACCTTCGCGGGCCTCCACGCCAATGTCTACGGGGAGCACCGGCAGGTGGTGCACGGGGTGGTGGACGATCTCCTGGCCCGGATGGAGCGCCTGGGGGGGCTCAACGCCCCGCATCTCTCCCTGGGCGGCCGTATCATGGCCCAGGCCTACGATACGGCCGCGTACAAGGTCGCCGCGGACGACCTCGTGCTGAGCGCGGGCGTGAAACTCCTCTTCCACACGTTGGGTGTTGGGGCGTTGATGACCCATGAGCGGGAGATCGCGGCCCTGCTGGTGGAGACCAAGTCCGGACGTTTCGCCATCCGCGGACGGGTGTTCATCGATTGCTCCGGCGATGCGGACCTCGCCGCGTGGGCGGGAGTACCGTACGAGAAGGGAGACGGCCGGGGGAAACTCCTGTATCCCACCACCATGTTCCGGATCAACGGGGTGGATCCAGAGCGGGCGGGAAGGGCCTGGGAGCTGCTTCCTCAGATCATGGAGGAGGCAGAGCGGGAGGGAAGAAGGTTCCCGCGGCGCGCTCCCATCCTGCGCCCCCAGCGGAACCCTCTGGAGTGGCGCGCCAACGTAACCCAGATCCGGCTCCCGGACGGCAGGGCGGTGGACGGGACGGATGTGGAGCAGCTGACGTATGGAGAGGTGGAGGGGCGCAGGCAGGTGTGGGCGTTCTTCGAGTTCCTCCGGGAGCGCCTTCCGGGATTTGAGAACGCTTACATCGTGGACATTGCGCCTCAGTTGGGGATTCGGGAAACGCGGCGCATCGTGGGGGAGTACCAGCTGACGGAGGAGGATGTAGTGGGCTGCGCGAGTTTCGAGGACACCATCGGGGTAAACGGGTGGCCCGTGGAAGAACACGTGCAGGGAGATGTGGTGATCCGTTGGCCGCCCATCCCCGACTGCCGGGGCTTTCACCATCTGCCCTACCGCATCCTGCTCCCACAGAAGGTGGATAACCTCCTGGTGGCGGGGCGGTGCGCCTCCATGACCCACGGGGGGCAGTCCTCCGCCCGAGTATCCGGACCTTGCTTCGTCATGGGGCAGGCGGCAGGAACCGCCGCCGCCTTGGCCCTGCAGCTCGGTATCCCCGTGCGCCACCTGCCCGTAGCACGGCTCCAGGCGCTCCTGGAGCGGGATGGCGTCTACCTGGGGCGGGACCTCTAA
- a CDS encoding long-chain fatty acid--CoA ligase: MVSELRASLAYPLTLSRVLERMIRYWGHVDVVTRRPDRSLHRTTYVELYRRAHALARALTRLGIRPGDRVATLCWNHSMHMECYLGVPITGAILHTLNLRLHPSDLAYIVNHAEDRFLIVDDVLLPLFEQFKQDVRLERIFVVPFSGQPAPAPYDSYEELIQGPFEPFPYPDIPEDSPAMMCYTSGTTGRPKGAMYSHKAMVLAAMATMLADTFAISRRDTILAVVPMFHVAGWVLPFSAPLAGARLLLPGPHLDPESVLELISSEGATFSGGVPTVWLGILDVLERNPERYPLRRELRVAVGGSAPPESLLRRMKRAGIRLIHGWGMTEVLIGIQSHLKPHMESWPEEQQIAMQLKQGMPVPLLEARIMGPEGEVPPDDRTMGELQVRGPWVAGSYFRGEAPDAWTSDGWFRTGDVAVWDAEGFIKIVDRTKDLIKSGGEWISSVDLENALMTHPKVKEATVIAVPHPKWMERPLAVVVPREGETVTEEELREYLRPKFAKWWLPDAFVFATEIPKTSTGKLAKLVLRERFKDWKWPES, encoded by the coding sequence ATGGTGTCGGAGTTACGCGCGAGCTTGGCGTACCCCTTGACCCTCTCCCGGGTGCTGGAGCGGATGATCCGGTACTGGGGACACGTGGATGTGGTGACGCGGCGGCCGGACCGCTCCTTGCACCGAACCACCTATGTGGAGCTGTACCGGCGCGCACACGCCCTGGCCCGTGCCCTGACCCGCCTGGGCATTCGGCCTGGGGATCGCGTGGCCACCCTGTGCTGGAACCACTCCATGCACATGGAGTGCTACCTCGGCGTCCCCATCACGGGAGCCATCCTGCACACCCTCAACCTGCGTCTCCACCCCAGCGATCTCGCGTACATCGTGAACCACGCGGAGGACCGCTTCCTCATCGTGGACGATGTCCTGCTCCCGTTATTCGAGCAGTTTAAGCAGGACGTGCGGTTGGAGCGGATCTTCGTGGTTCCCTTCTCGGGGCAGCCCGCTCCCGCCCCCTACGACAGCTACGAGGAGCTCATCCAGGGGCCCTTTGAACCCTTCCCGTACCCGGACATCCCGGAGGACAGTCCCGCCATGATGTGCTACACCTCCGGGACCACGGGGCGTCCGAAGGGGGCCATGTACTCCCACAAAGCCATGGTGCTGGCGGCTATGGCCACCATGCTGGCCGATACCTTCGCGATTTCCCGGCGGGACACCATCCTGGCGGTGGTGCCCATGTTCCACGTAGCTGGCTGGGTCCTGCCCTTCTCCGCGCCGCTCGCGGGCGCACGCCTGCTGCTACCGGGCCCGCATCTGGATCCCGAGAGCGTCCTGGAGCTCATCTCCTCCGAAGGGGCCACCTTCTCCGGAGGCGTACCCACCGTCTGGCTGGGGATCCTGGACGTCCTGGAGCGCAACCCGGAGAGGTATCCCCTCCGTCGGGAGCTGCGGGTGGCGGTGGGCGGTAGCGCGCCTCCGGAATCCCTCCTGAGGCGCATGAAGCGTGCCGGCATCCGACTGATCCACGGATGGGGGATGACGGAGGTGCTCATCGGGATCCAGAGCCACCTCAAGCCCCATATGGAGAGCTGGCCCGAGGAACAGCAGATCGCTATGCAGCTCAAGCAGGGCATGCCCGTACCTCTTCTGGAGGCCCGCATTATGGGGCCCGAAGGGGAGGTTCCGCCGGACGATCGGACCATGGGGGAGCTGCAGGTCCGGGGGCCGTGGGTGGCGGGGAGCTACTTCCGCGGGGAAGCCCCAGATGCCTGGACCTCAGACGGCTGGTTCCGCACGGGGGACGTGGCCGTGTGGGATGCGGAGGGGTTCATCAAGATCGTGGACCGTACCAAGGACCTCATTAAATCCGGGGGCGAGTGGATCAGCTCCGTGGACCTCGAGAACGCCCTCATGACCCATCCCAAGGTCAAGGAGGCCACGGTGATCGCGGTTCCCCACCCCAAGTGGATGGAGCGACCCCTGGCGGTGGTAGTACCCCGGGAAGGCGAGACGGTGACGGAGGAGGAGCTGCGGGAGTACCTGCGGCCCAAGTTCGCGAAGTGGTGGCTGCCCGATGCCTTCGTGTTTGCCACGGAAATCCCGAAGACCTCCACGGGGAAGCTGGCGAAGCTGGTGCTACGGGAACGGTTCAAGGACTGGAAGTGGCCGGAATCCTGA